ACGTAGACGACGAGAACGACAGATTAACAGTATGGTTCACAACTGAAAGCAGAGCAATTTTAAGCAATACTTACAAAAAGTTAAATGATTCAATCGACATTTGCATTAAATACAACAATTATCATGATGGAATGTTTGATAAGTTCCGAGATTTCACCATAGCGGAATTTGAAATAAACCAATCGTCATATACTGACGAGAAATTAGAAGCAGCAACTTTGGAGAAAGTGTACAAGATGTTCTTGGAGCGCTATGAAGACGAGGAAATGTTTGAAAGAGTAGCAAAGTTAAAATTGAATCGCCATTACTTACAGAACGAGCATTATGTGGGATTGTTAAAATTCCAAAGAAGGTACATCATTCCGTTATTAATGGAAACACATGCGGAAGAAAAAGATATAACAGGCGCATCAAAAACTGTTAAGAAAAAAGACATTGTACACAATTATCAAGACCTTGTACGAGAACTGTTTGACCGTTCATCAAAAATTGAATAGTCGAGTAGTTATGATAACAGACGACAAGTGTTTACCAATCGTGTAGCAAATGAATTGAAATCGTATTTTGAATCTCTTGAAGGTATTCAACTTATGAATGAAACAAGACGAGATTTTGAAGAACAGATTAGTTATTATTTAACCATTCATAAAACAATTGACTCATTGGATTTTCATATGTTCGTGTTCCATTACGAAATGATATGTGATTGATTATGTTATTAATCGCTCCACGTATATATGCTCCTATGTTGTTATTGCCACTCCTACTTTTAACTTCATCAACCACCTTGAAGAACAACTTCTTACTAATCCCATTTTCACGTGCAAATACATATTCGTCATGTATTACATCATTGTTAACATTAGTATTATTTAAAGTTTTTTGTTTATCGTCTACTTCTTGAAAAGAAGTATTTTGATGTTCAGATGGATGCTCTTGTGGGTGTTCTTGTTATGGTTCATCGCATTGTTGCTCCACGATATACACATTAGCAGATTGTTGTTCATTTTTACGTTTCGCTTCATTGATTGATAATAGGCCGATTTTCTCCATTAAAGCGAAGAAACGTCTAACAGTTGATAATGATATTTTCATATCAAATTGTTGTGCAAACATCTTTTGAAATGTGCTATATGCGATGCTGAACACCCCACGACCTTTCTTTGCTAGGTCGGATATTAAATACACACATCTAATTTGTAGGTCGCTATATTCCCACAGTTCGTGCGCCTTTTGAATGAATAATTTTGCATCATATTTCAATTTTGAATAACGTGTTAACTCTTCTGGCTTGCCATTTAATAACATGTCCTATTCTCCTTTTGATTCCCAGGACAATCATGCTAAAATATAAGCACGTTGGTCCCTTGACCTGGGATTAATGTATCGTAGGGAACGAGTGGTAGGATTGCCGTCCTATAATCCGCTCGTTTTTTATTTTGCTATCTAATTTTCCATTTCGCTAATGGCGAATGTTCGTGATATTTCCTCGCAATTTCTTCTCGTGTTAAATCCATATATGCTTGTTCCGTAACTTGTACTGATGAATGTCCCAAAATTCGTGATAACGTGTAAATATCACCGCCATTCATCAAATACGCTCGTGCGAAGTTGTTTCTCAACTGATGAGGATGCACAGACACCCCAGCTTTGTCACTGACTTGTCTTAATTGTTTATCAAAGGAGAATGTATCGTCAACTCAGTTCCTTTCGTTGTGGGGAATAATAACTCGGTTTCCGTGCATCTGTCTTTAAATTGCAAATAATGTTTTAATTCACGTGCTAATGTCTGTGAAAAATATACATATCGCTCCTGTCTTGCTTTGGTGTGTTTCAACAAAATCATACGATGTTTAAAGTCTATGTCATCGACTTTAATTGCTAAAGTTTCTCCTATTCGGCATCCTGTGTCTTGTAGTAGCAAAACAATGACTTTATTTCTATAACCGTGAAATTTTGTATAATCAAACACATCTAACAGCTTTTGAAACTCTTGTTTTGTTACCGCCTTTTTTTGTTTGCGTTCCGTTTTGATTGTCGATATACCATCTACAGGATTTTTCCTTATCTCACCTTCTTCATATAACCAATTGAAGAACACCTTAATATTTCGAATGTAATTGTTAATGGTTACGTTACTTACGTTTTTTTGTAGTCCATTCGGTTCTGTGGATGGTTACTATGAATTGAATCTTCACGACTTACCACCGTATATTTTCCACGCTCTTGAACATAAGCAATGTATTGATGTATATGTCCCGCTTTTACATGATTGACTTCTTCAAGGTCTTGTTCATTTTTTAACCATAATAGGAACAGTTTTAATGTTTGTTCGTAAGATGAGATTGTTTTTGGTGATAGATTTTTGCTTTGACAATAAATTAAGAAATCATTTAAATACCATTCCGTTTCCGATAGCTTCATGAAATCACTCCTTTTCACAAACACAAAAAACCCAATGAATAAAATAATTCATTGGGTATGTATCCAAATATTTATTGGATTGAAATCATGTTTATTGGCTGTTACCAATTACAAGATGAGCATTCAAATCCTTGGTATGATTGAATTAGCTAGCCTTATGTTCAAGTCTTAGCTTATCCGCAACCATTGCGATGAACTCGGAATTCGTAGGTTTTGCTTTTGACATGGATACCGTATAGGGCGTTGGCATATTAACGTTTTTGATCGTTATATCTTTTCGATTCTTTCGGTAGTTTATCGGCTTACCATTATGAAGTTTATCGGTAACCTTTCTCTACTCCATTAAGCATAGTATACGACCTGTCCATTACTCAGTCAACCTATGTCTTATCGACAAATTACACGTTTCTTCCTATTTATATAAAACATATAGTTACTAATGAATTATTTCTCGATTAACCAACCTATTACCCGTAAAACTATTTCTAATCGTCTTATAGTGCGTTTCTCGGCGTAAAAATAGGCACAAAAAAAGGACGACAAATCCCTCCGTTAGTGGAAAGACTCGCCGCCTTATCGTTTTCTCCATTCGATTAGTAACACAATAGGTTACGTTTTATCACGTTATAATATAATTAATCGACTGAATATATACCGTTCATTTTAACGAGAGTATTTTCAGTGAAATACGGGTTTAAAACGTATTCTAAACGTTCTAAATCATTACAGTCTACCCTATTTTCTGCCTGTGTTTTCTCGTACGCTCCCTCGACTGTCTCTTCCGAACCTCATTCCGACACGCATCACAGTATTTAGCACGATTGCCTTTAGCGACAAAATGCCCGCTGCACACCTCGCACACTTTACCGCCCTGACCTTCGTTAAAATACAACGCATATAATTCTTTATCTGCCGGCAATACATGGGTTTCGAAGTAGTCACAACGCTTGCTTTCGAATTTTACTTCTCTATCGCGGTAGTACATCGAATGTAAGAACGGACATTTCGCCTGGTATATACAGTTACCTTCTTTCGGAGTGTAGCAAGCGCATGTATTCCGAATTAATCGTTTTACTTTTGTTTCTGCTTTCATATTCTCGCTCCTTTTCTTCTATAAAATAAAAATAAGCGTGCCCTTCCGTAATGGAAAGACACGCCTTCATAGTTACTAACTATATTCCTCTAGATTTATTCCGTTAAAAACTAGCAATCTACCGCCCTCCTTTAAATACTTCTCTACGTCTTTTAACCGCTTCTTGTTCGCCACTAATATCGTCAACAAATCTCGCAAACTCTTGCTTACCGAGTTGTATGCTAATGTTCGCTGGTTGCTTATCTCTAGACGGCTGATTGTCGTACTGACTCGATTTATTCATACTTGGCGTAGATTTAGCCGATTGATACGCACCTAATCCGCTTACTCCTCTCGGAATTGATGTACCGGTATCCACTGCTAACATTTCCGGTCTCATCCAGTCCGCCATCTGTTGCGTCGTGCGTTGCACCGAACTTTTCATTCCGTCAACACCGTTAATCCAGCCTTGCATCATGTTGACGCCGATCATATCGCGCATCCAACGTGAAGGTGAATGAATCGAAAACAAGCCAGTTAATTTGTCCTTAATTCCGTTTCCAAGTTCTGTCATCTTGCTCCATACCGAACTGAACATCGAGCCAATGCCGTTAACCAGGCCTTTGATGATATTTACACCAATATCCCATAGATCAACTTCTTTAAGCGTATCTATTATCTTTCCGCCTATTTCTAGTGCGGCACTTCCTAACGATCCTAAAAGCGATAGAATACCTTTGATTAGCGCTTCAATTAACTTTACCCCAGCCTCTAGTAGCTTCGGTAGATTCTTAATTAACTCGCCAACGAGAGTTACGATTAATTGAACTGCCGCTACTATTAACTGTGGAATTACCTTAACAATACCGGCAATTAACGCCATTAAAATATTTACCCCAGCCTCGATGATTTTCGGTAAGTTAGCGATAAGTGTCTCCACGATTTTAGCGATTAGCGTTAATACTGCGTTAATTAATTGAGGTAATATCTTAACAATACCGTCTATTAGCGCCATTAGTATCTTTACCCCCGCATTGATAATTGCAGGTAGGTTTTGTAAAAGCGTATCGGCGACTTTCGTTATTAAATTGACTGCTAAATCAATTAACTGCGGTAACATCTTAACAATACCGTCTATTAATGTAGTCAATATCGAAATCCCTGCCTGAATAATCGCAGGTAAATTCGCTGTAATCGCATCTATCAACGTTGTAATCACCGTAATAATCGCTAGTACAACCATCGGAATAGCCTGTGTGATCCCAGTAATTAACGAGGTCAACAAGTTAATTCCCATCTCGACTAACTGCGGTAAAAACGACATTATTCCGTTGATAATTGTCTCAATAATCGTTATGGCTACGGGAATTAACGTAGGTATCATCTGCATAATCCCTTGAATTAACGTTAGGATAAGTTGTAAACCCGTCTCGATAATCGTTGGTAAAACCTGTGTAATTCCAGTGATTATCGCTTGCAAGATTTGCATACCGGCTTCGATAAGGATAGGTAGATTGGTCGCAATCGACTGCATGACTGTATTAACCACACCGACCATAGCCTCTAGTATCGACGGTACCGCTTGAACCAAACCATTAACAAGAGACATGATAATCTGCGAACCAACTGCGATTAATTGCGGTAGCGTACCAGTTAAGAATTCCGCTATAGAATTAAAGACATTCGTAATCGCATCTAAAATAACGCCTTTGTTAGCGCTGAGATGTTCCGCGATTGCCGGTAAGTAACGAGATACCGAGATGATTACTCCTGGAATCCCGCCGATAATCGCTCCCGCAATGGATGGCCCAATCGTTTTAAATATCTCACCTAGTTGACTAAAGTCTCCGGAAAAAGCCGACATAATAGCTGACTTCAAACGATTAAATCCTGCGACCACTGCGTCGATAGCTGGGCCTGCGAAATTCATAAACGCCGAAGATAACTCGGTCACTTTCGATTTGATTGAGTCCCATGCACTATTGACTCCGTTACGGAAAGCTTCGTTACGTTGATATAGCTGAGTTAACGCTACGCCCATCGCCGTTAAAGCCATGATTACTATACCGATAGGGCCAGTTAGAAATGCGAATGCTGCCCGCAAGCCAATCATTGCAACGCTCGCTAGTTTAGCCACTGCGGCGCTTTTACCGAGCCACCCGATAAGCATACCAAGAGGGATAAGCGTAGTACCTATTGCGCTTGCCATCATACCGACTGCCGTGGCGATTATTAAAAATGCAGTTACAGATACCGCTGAAATTGCGACTACACTTTGCATAGTCCCTGATAAACTAGCAAACCAGTTAACTAGTCCAGTGATAGAATTGGCAACCGCCTCTATAGCAGGTCCAAGTGCGTCTACAAAAGTTTTAGAATTAGCATCAATTGCCGATTCCATCATCTTTAGCGCACCAGCCCAACCTTTTAGCATGTCATCAGCTGCTTTTTTCGATGCTCCGCTAGAGTTTTCAAGTGCTTTGGTCATGCTTCTGATTTTCTCTGGGCCGGCGTTCATTAGATTTAACATTGCGGAAACTGCTTCCGTACCAAAAATAGACGCCATTGTAGATGCTTTTTGTGCGTCAGTGTATCCATTCATACCTTTTTGTAACTCTTCCATTAGTTGTGCGAGTGGCTTCATCTTCCCATTAGAGTCAGTCGTAGTTACTCCGAGTTTATCTAATGCTTTCGCTGCTTCTTTCGGTGGTTTAACAAGTCGTAGCATTGACGCTCTCAACGCTGTCCCGGCACTTTCTCCGGTACTTCCCGCATCCACCATGATCCCTATACTTGCAGATAATTCTTCTAGTGAAATGCCTAGTGCATTTGCAGGACCAGCGGCATACTTTAGTGCATAATTCATATCTAGTACACTCGCAGCTGACTGATTGGCACCCTGCGCTAGTATGTCCGCTACTTTCCCCGACTGACTTGCTTCCATCCCGAAAGCATTAAGCGCACTAGTTACAGTATCCGCAACTAAACCTAAATCCTCACCCGATGCAGCTGCGGCTGATAATACGCCAGGTAATGCTGCGGTTGATTTCGCTGCATCAAAACCCTTCGCTCCTAACTCGGCATACGCCGCCGCTACTTGACTCGTAGAGTATACAGACGTTTTAGCCATGTCTAAAATATCCTTTTTTACCTGGTTATATGATCCTCCAGTAAGAACTGCTGCTCTTCTCGTTTGGGTTTCAAACTCCCTCGCAGCAGTTATCATTTTTCCTAGAAAAAATCCGGATGCAGCTGCGGCTGGTGCAAACACCGTTGTCATACTCTGCCCCACCGATTGAACTCTACGCCCCATATTCTGTACTCCGTTACCTACATTTTGAAACGTGTTTTGCCACGCTGACATATTCGGTGGCGCTGGTGCAGGTGGTGTTGGTATCGGCGGTATTGTAGGCATACGTGGTGCCGGTATGTTTATTGGCTGACTTACCGCCTGATGAAAATTTCGTACTGCTTGCGTAGCTTGTTGCATGCCACGCTGTAAGTTAGTTATGTCCGCTATTAACTGTACTTCTACACGATTTGTAGACATGACTATCTACTCCCGAATTTCTTGTAAGATTCAAAGTTCGCTTGCAGTCCTTGCGTCTTAACGAATTCTCGTAACACTTCTAATTCAACTAACTCACCGCTTAATGCCTGGTTTAACTTCCCGAAGTTTTCCGCTTCTTTCCCGAAAAGTTGTAACAGCATGCCGATATGATACTTCGTCTCCGGTGACTCCGCTGTCTTCATTAATGCAGTCGAAAGTCTTTCCATTTCTTTTA
The DNA window shown above is from Bacillus clarus and carries:
- a CDS encoding cysteine-rich VLP protein, which encodes MKAETKVKRLIRNTCACYTPKEGNCIYQAKCPFLHSMYYRDREVKFESKRCDYFETHVLPADKELYALYFNEGQGGKVCEVCSGHFVAKGNRAKYCDACRNEVRKRQSRERTRKHRQKIG
- a CDS encoding phage tail tape measure protein, translated to MSTNRVEVQLIADITNLQRGMQQATQAVRNFHQAVSQPINIPAPRMPTIPPIPTPPAPAPPNMSAWQNTFQNVGNGVQNMGRRVQSVGQSMTTVFAPAAAASGFFLGKMITAAREFETQTRRAAVLTGGSYNQVKKDILDMAKTSVYSTSQVAAAYAELGAKGFDAAKSTAALPGVLSAAAASGEDLGLVADTVTSALNAFGMEASQSGKVADILAQGANQSAASVLDMNYALKYAAGPANALGISLEELSASIGIMVDAGSTGESAGTALRASMLRLVKPPKEAAKALDKLGVTTTDSNGKMKPLAQLMEELQKGMNGYTDAQKASTMASIFGTEAVSAMLNLMNAGPEKIRSMTKALENSSGASKKAADDMLKGWAGALKMMESAIDANSKTFVDALGPAIEAVANSITGLVNWFASLSGTMQSVVAISAVSVTAFLIIATAVGMMASAIGTTLIPLGMLIGWLGKSAAVAKLASVAMIGLRAAFAFLTGPIGIVIMALTAMGVALTQLYQRNEAFRNGVNSAWDSIKSKVTELSSAFMNFAGPAIDAVVAGFNRLKSAIMSAFSGDFSQLGEIFKTIGPSIAGAIIGGIPGVIISVSRYLPAIAEHLSANKGVILDAITNVFNSIAEFLTGTLPQLIAVGSQIIMSLVNGLVQAVPSILEAMVGVVNTVMQSIATNLPILIEAGMQILQAIITGITQVLPTIIETGLQLILTLIQGIMQMIPTLIPVAITIIETIINGIMSFLPQLVEMGINLLTSLITGITQAIPMVVLAIITVITTLIDAITANLPAIIQAGISILTTLIDGIVKMLPQLIDLAVNLITKVADTLLQNLPAIINAGVKILMALIDGIVKILPQLINAVLTLIAKIVETLIANLPKIIEAGVNILMALIAGIVKVIPQLIVAAVQLIVTLVGELIKNLPKLLEAGVKLIEALIKGILSLLGSLGSAALEIGGKIIDTLKEVDLWDIGVNIIKGLVNGIGSMFSSVWSKMTELGNGIKDKLTGLFSIHSPSRWMRDMIGVNMMQGWINGVDGMKSSVQRTTQQMADWMRPEMLAVDTGTSIPRGVSGLGAYQSAKSTPSMNKSSQYDNQPSRDKQPANISIQLGKQEFARFVDDISGEQEAVKRRREVFKGGR